One Baekduia alba genomic window, GCCCGCCACGCCCGCCACGCCCCAACCGAGCCGCCAGGGGGTCGGCCGCTCGCCCAGCAGCACGATGCCCAAACCGGCGACGAGGAGGGGCTGCATGGACGTGAGGGTGGCCGCGACGCCGCCGGGCAGGCGGTAGGCGGCGACGAACAGCAGCGCGTTGAACGCCCCGATGTTGAGCACGCCCAGCACCGCACAGCGCCACCACCACCGCCCGCGCGGCAGCGCGTGGGTGAGCAGCAGGAGCACCAGCCCCGCGGGGAGCGTGCGCAGCACGCCGGACAGCAGCGGGCGGTCCGGCGGCAGGAACTGGGTGGTCACCAGGTACGTCGTCCCCCACGTCATCGGCGCGACGGCGGCGAGAGCGGTGAACACCGCGGTGCGCGGCGCGCCGTCGGCGGTGGCCGGCTCGCGAGCCTGAGCCATGTGATTTATTCCCTTCAACGTCGTATAGTTCAACGTTAAAGAGTTTAGGCCTCGCGATATTCTCTTGTCAACTGCTTCGACCGCGAGGAGGGTCTGGATGGGCGACAACGTCGACCGCGTGCTGGAGCAATGGCGCGCTGAGCGGCCCGACGTGGAGGCGTCGCCGATGGGCGTCATCGGCCGCGTCCAGCGCGCGAGCCGCCTGCTCGATCGCGCGTTGAGCGACAACTTCGCCAACCACGGCCTGCAGCTCTGGGAGTTCGACATCCTGGCGACCCTGCGCCGGTCCGGGCCGCCGTTCCGGCTCACCGCCGGCGCGCTCTCGGCCAGCTCCATGGTCACGTCTGGCGCCATCACCAACCGCATCGACCGGCTGGTGGCCCGAGGCCTGGTGACGCGCGAGACCGATCCGCACAACCGGCGCTCGGTCGTCATCACGTTGGCCGCGAGCGGTCAGACGCTCATCGACGACGCCCTCGTCCAGCACGTCGCGCATGAGGAGACCCTGCTGGCGTCGCTGAGCGCCAAGCAGCAGCAGCAGCTCGCGGCGCTGCTGCGCACCCTGCTCACCGGGCTCGGGGACGTTCCGGCCCAGCCGGAGCGGTGAGCGACGCCGAGTCGCCGCTCACCGCCCGCGAGGACGGTCAGCCGACGAGGTCGCCGACCCGCTCGGCGTGCCAGCGCTCGGCGTTCTCGATCGTGACCTCCGGGCTGAGCATCGCCCCGTCGAAGGCCTCCTGAGGGCGGGCCTCCGCCAGCCGCCGCGGCCAATCGGGATTCGCCAGCGCGCCGTGGCCGAGCGCGACGAGGTCCGCGTGGCCGTCGTCGAGCACCGAGCCCGCCAGATCCGGGTCGTGCATGCCGCCGTTGGCGATCACCGGCACCGCGCAGCACTCGCGCGCGAGCCCCGTGATGCTGACGTCGGGCGCCAGGAACGACGTCTGCACCCACGGGGCGCCCTCGCTCGCGACGTGCACGTAGCTCGGGAGCGCCTGCGCCAGCGCGCCGAAGATCGCGCGGCCCTCCTCGACGCCGTCCCAGCGGTAGGCGAGGTCGTTGACCTTGACCTGGGAGACGCGGACGCCCACGAGCAGCTCGCCGTCCGTCGCGGCCCGCGCCGCGGCGATCGCCTCGACCGTCAGGCGGGCCCGGCGCTCGGGCGCGCCGCCGTAGGCGTCGTCGCGCAGGTTGGTGTACTTGGTCAGGAACTGGTCGAAGAGGTAGCCGTTGGCCGCGTGGATCTCGACGCCGTCGAAGCCGGCCTCCCGCGCCCGGGCGGCGCCGGCGGCGACGCCGGCGAGCACCTCCTCCAGGTCGCCCGCGGTCGCGGCGCGCGGCGTCGCGTACGGTCCGCCCGGGCCTCCGTAACCCCGGAGCATGCGCCCCTTCGGCGCGACGGCCGAGGGCGCGATCGCCTCCGACCGGTGCGCGTTGCCCTGGACCAGCGCGCCGGCGTGCATGAGCTGGGCGACGATGCGCCCGCCCTGGGCGTGCACCGCCTCGACGACCGCGCGCCAGCCCGCGACCTGCGCGTCGGTGACGAGCGCCGGCTGGTCGGGATACGCCTGGCTGTGCGCGTGGTCGAAGTACGTGCCCTCGCCGACGACCAGCCCGAAGCCGCCCGCGGCGAAGGCCGCGTAGTAGCGCGCCATCGCCTCGGTGGGCACGCCGTCGCCGGCGGTGCTGACCCGCGACATCGGGGCGACCGCCGCGCGGTTGGCGAGGTCGAGCGACCCGATGCGGATCGGCTCGAGGACAGGATGGACGGCGGTCATGGGGAGCTCCTAGTTGAGGTGGATGGCCAGCGGCGTCGGACGACCGCCGTTGATCTCGACGAGGTCCTGCGGGCAGGCGGACAGCACGACGAGCAGGTCGTCGAGGGCCCGGAGCGTGACGCCCTCGCCCGGACGGGTGAGCGCGGGGCGCCAGCTCAGCGCCCCGGCGTCCACCGGGATGTTCATGAACAGGTTGATCGGCTGCGGCACGACGTCCAGCGCCACGCCGTGCTCGGCGAGCGCGGTCCGCAGGTTCTCGGCGCACGACGCGTGGCCGGTTGCGCCCAGCGCGGCGTAGCGCGCGGGATCGCAGGCGGCGATCAGCATGTCGTGGACGCCGGGGGTGTCGTCGGCGACGAGCTCGAGCAGCGGCCGTCGCAGCGTGGAGACGAACGCCTCGCCCGGCCGCGGGAACAGGCGGTCCAGCCGCGCACGGGTGTGCGCCGCGCTGACGTGCTCGGACGGGTCGGCGGCGACGAACGCGAACAGGTCGCCGACCTGCCCGCCCTCGACGTCGACGACGCGGAACGTCCGGCCGCGCTCGACGAGCACCGCGCGCCCGGTGGCGGCGGGCACGGTCAGGACGGTCGGGGTCTCGACGCTGCGCATGGTCGGCACACCACCACGCCAGGGCACCGTCCGGAATTGGAGATAGCTCCACTCTCGTGGCGAAATGGTGTGTGAACGTCAATCGCCGAAGGCGTGCAGCGCGAGGTGGAAGTCCACGCGGTCCTCGGTGCTCTGGAGGTCGCGGCCCGTGAGCTCCTCGATGCGCCGCAGCCGGTTGCGCAGCGTGTTGACGTGCACGTGAAGCGCGTCGGCCGTCACGCTCCAGCGCCCGCCGCCGGCCAGGAACGCCGTCAGCGTGCGCTCCAGGTCCGAGCCGTGCGCCCGGTCGTGCTCGCGCAGCGGCCCGAGCACGGCGCTGGTGAACTCCTCCAGCGCCGTCTGCTCCTGCAGGCCGAGCAGCACGCGATGGGACCCCACGTGGTGGAACGTCATCACCGGCGATCCACGGCGCCGGCGCTGGGCGGCGCGCCGCGCCTCGCGGGCCTCCAGCAGGCTCCGGCGCAGGCCAGCGTGGCCGTCGGCGACGCGTCCGACCCCGGCCACCGCGCGCCGGCGCGGCCACGCCCCGACGACCGTCGCGACGAGCGCCTCGGCGACCTCGGCCAGCGCCTCCGGGTCGTGGGGCCAGGCGACGACGGCGAGCGCGTCGTCGGTGCCCTGCGGCACGACCACCGCCGCGCCGCGCTGCAGCCAGAAGCGGCCGACGACCGTGCTGAGCCCCGACGCCGTCGGCGTCCCTTCGTCGGCGAAGGCGACCGAGACCGCGACCAGCGGCCCGTCCGGATCCAGCGCGAACGAGCGCAGGCGACCCGGGACCTCGTGCCCCCGGCGGGTGGCGTCGAGGACCATCTCGATGAGCTCGCCGGCGAAGCGCGCCTCGACGGCGGCCAGCGCCTGGCGGCGCGTGACCTCCAGCGTGATGAAGCGCGCCGTCTGGGCCAGCGCCGCCCGCTCGGCCGGCGTCAGCTCGACCACCGACCGGCCGCAGACCAGCAGCGCCTCGACGGCGCCGAGGCCCTCGACGGCGTAGATCGCCGCCGGGCGCCCGTCGGCGAGCGCCACCTCCGCGCGGCGCGGGCCGTCGATGGCGCCCAGGATCGCGTCGACGTCGAGCGCTTCCGGCGCGAGGCCGTCATGGGCCATGATCTGGCCGGCATGGTCGACGAGCGCGACGGGGAGCTGGTGATCGCGGGTCAGGAGGGCGAGCACGTCGGTCTCGTGCGCGCCACGGGCCACGGCCTGCACGAGCGCGTCGCCGCGGCTGACGGACTGGAGCAGCTCGTGCTGGCGCTCGGCGGCCTGCAGCGCCGCGAGCGCCTCGGTCACCGCCGCGAACGGCACCTCGATGGCCAGCGTGAGCAGCGGCACCCCGGCCGCGCGGCAGGCGTCGACGAGGCCGTCGGGCACCGCCGGGCGCTCGGCCAGCAGGCCGAACAGCAGGCCGCAGGCGCCGCTGTCGGCGACCGCCCGGACGTAGCTGGCGATGCCCCGGTTGCCGGCCAGCCAGATGCCGTTGGTGAGCACCAGCTCGCCGGCGCGCAGGTACGGGCTGGGGTCCTCGAGCTCGGTGACGTGGGCCCAGCGCACCTCGCGGTCGAGCGCGACCGGGTCGGTGAGGACGGCGATGCGCAGCTCCGGCAGGGCGGCGAGCTCACGGATGGTGGCCATGGGCAAACGGACAGTACCGAGCCAGACGACTGGAGGTTCGCCTACTTCACTCCGGACCGCGGACGCGGTCTGCTGCGCCCAACCTGCCACCCTTTGGAGGAGAGAGGCGAATGAGCGCAGCAACCACGACGGCCCCGACCGGTGCGGGCGAGGCCACATTCGACGTCCACGGCATCGAGGCCGTGCCCGCCGCCGACCGCACCGCGACGGCGACCGACCAGTTCTGGATCTGGATGGGCGCGAACATCGCGCCGATCAACTGGGTGCTCGGCGCCCTGGGCATCGTCCTCGGGCTCTCGTTCCTGGAGACGATGGCGGTGGTGATCGTCGGCAACCTCGGGGGCTGCGCGATCTTCGGCCTGTTCTCGATCATGGGGCACCGCACGGGAGTCAACATGATGGTGTTGACCCGCATGGCGTTCGGCCGGCGTGGCGCGTACGTGCCGGCCGCCGTCCAGATGCTGCTGACGATGGCGTGGATCGGCGTCAACACGTGGGTCGTCCTCGACCTCTCGCTCGGCGCGCTCGGCAAGGTCGGCGTCCATGGCGGCGACGGCCTGAAGTACGCCGTCGCGGCCGTGGTCATGATCGTCCAGGTCGTGATCTCGGTCTGGGGCTTCTACGCGATCAAGAGCTTCGAGCGGTGGACGGTGCCGATCACCGCCGCGATCATGGCGCTGATGACGGTCCTGGCGCTGACCAAGAGCGACATCCACCTCGCCCACGGCACGGCGCACGGCGCCGACAAGTTCACCGCGATCACCCAGCTGATGACCGCGATCGGCGTCGGCTGGGCGATCTCCTGGCTGGTCTACGCGGCCGACTACACGCGCTTCGTCCGGCCGACGGAGTCCTCGCGCAAGGTCTTCTGGGCGACCGGCCTCGGGATGTTCGTCCCGACCGTGTGGCTCGCCGGGCTCGGCGCGGCGGTCGCCAGCGGGACGGCGGGCGCCGACCCGTCGGACCTCGTGATCTCGGCGTTCGGCGTCATGTCGCTGCCGGTGCTGCTGCTCATCCTGCACGGGCCGGTGGCGACCAACATCCTCAACTTCTACTCATGCAGCCTGGCGGCGCTCACGATCGGCGTCCGCGTCGCCCGCTGGAAGGTCTCGCTGATCGCGGGCGTGATCGCCTCGGCGGTCCTGGCGG contains:
- a CDS encoding MarR family winged helix-turn-helix transcriptional regulator; its protein translation is MGDNVDRVLEQWRAERPDVEASPMGVIGRVQRASRLLDRALSDNFANHGLQLWEFDILATLRRSGPPFRLTAGALSASSMVTSGAITNRIDRLVARGLVTRETDPHNRRSVVITLAASGQTLIDDALVQHVAHEETLLASLSAKQQQQLAALLRTLLTGLGDVPAQPER
- a CDS encoding NADH:flavin oxidoreductase; the encoded protein is MTAVHPVLEPIRIGSLDLANRAAVAPMSRVSTAGDGVPTEAMARYYAAFAAGGFGLVVGEGTYFDHAHSQAYPDQPALVTDAQVAGWRAVVEAVHAQGGRIVAQLMHAGALVQGNAHRSEAIAPSAVAPKGRMLRGYGGPGGPYATPRAATAGDLEEVLAGVAAGAARAREAGFDGVEIHAANGYLFDQFLTKYTNLRDDAYGGAPERRARLTVEAIAAARAATDGELLVGVRVSQVKVNDLAYRWDGVEEGRAIFGALAQALPSYVHVASEGAPWVQTSFLAPDVSITGLARECCAVPVIANGGMHDPDLAGSVLDDGHADLVALGHGALANPDWPRRLAEARPQEAFDGAMLSPEVTIENAERWHAERVGDLVG
- a CDS encoding urea carboxylase-associated family protein is translated as MRSVETPTVLTVPAATGRAVLVERGRTFRVVDVEGGQVGDLFAFVAADPSEHVSAAHTRARLDRLFPRPGEAFVSTLRRPLLELVADDTPGVHDMLIAACDPARYAALGATGHASCAENLRTALAEHGVALDVVPQPINLFMNIPVDAGALSWRPALTRPGEGVTLRALDDLLVVLSACPQDLVEINGGRPTPLAIHLN
- a CDS encoding PucR family transcriptional regulator, whose amino-acid sequence is MATIRELAALPELRIAVLTDPVALDREVRWAHVTELEDPSPYLRAGELVLTNGIWLAGNRGIASYVRAVADSGACGLLFGLLAERPAVPDGLVDACRAAGVPLLTLAIEVPFAAVTEALAALQAAERQHELLQSVSRGDALVQAVARGAHETDVLALLTRDHQLPVALVDHAGQIMAHDGLAPEALDVDAILGAIDGPRRAEVALADGRPAAIYAVEGLGAVEALLVCGRSVVELTPAERAALAQTARFITLEVTRRQALAAVEARFAGELIEMVLDATRRGHEVPGRLRSFALDPDGPLVAVSVAFADEGTPTASGLSTVVGRFWLQRGAAVVVPQGTDDALAVVAWPHDPEALAEVAEALVATVVGAWPRRRAVAGVGRVADGHAGLRRSLLEAREARRAAQRRRRGSPVMTFHHVGSHRVLLGLQEQTALEEFTSAVLGPLREHDRAHGSDLERTLTAFLAGGGRWSVTADALHVHVNTLRNRLRRIEELTGRDLQSTEDRVDFHLALHAFGD
- a CDS encoding purine-cytosine permease family protein, which gives rise to MSAATTTAPTGAGEATFDVHGIEAVPAADRTATATDQFWIWMGANIAPINWVLGALGIVLGLSFLETMAVVIVGNLGGCAIFGLFSIMGHRTGVNMMVLTRMAFGRRGAYVPAAVQMLLTMAWIGVNTWVVLDLSLGALGKVGVHGGDGLKYAVAAVVMIVQVVISVWGFYAIKSFERWTVPITAAIMALMTVLALTKSDIHLAHGTAHGADKFTAITQLMTAIGVGWAISWLVYAADYTRFVRPTESSRKVFWATGLGMFVPTVWLAGLGAAVASGTAGADPSDLVISAFGVMSLPVLLLILHGPVATNILNFYSCSLAALTIGVRVARWKVSLIAGVIASAVLAVFVQADDFAGTFDNWMSSLIVWISPWAAILLVEFFAVRRGRVDVAELYRDETRARHGDVNVGALVALALGLVAGWAWQYGLVTAMQGPVAVAVGNSDFSWLTGGGVAALAYWLLVARTDRRTAGAAPPPPSSARVPPPAPAPERTLETA